A genomic region of Vibrio ziniensis contains the following coding sequences:
- a CDS encoding GNAT family N-acetyltransferase, which produces MIKAETERQRDLNAQLIEFEPQHYSLLIEWIDSDELNYLWGGPQFEYPLTVEQLEKHYGKQAPTPFLFVVNGEMVGFIELFKVSDCEQRLCRVFIHPTCRGKGYAVTMLELAIGKAKMVDEPQTLSLAVFAHNHSAIACYEKLGFKPYETVSGLRHFKGKNWDLIRMSQQL; this is translated from the coding sequence ATGATTAAAGCGGAAACAGAACGGCAACGTGATTTAAACGCCCAATTGATTGAATTTGAGCCTCAGCATTATTCATTACTGATTGAATGGATCGATTCAGACGAGTTGAATTACCTTTGGGGTGGACCTCAGTTTGAATACCCGCTAACGGTTGAGCAACTTGAAAAGCACTATGGAAAACAGGCGCCAACACCGTTTTTATTTGTGGTGAATGGCGAGATGGTGGGCTTTATTGAGCTGTTTAAAGTGTCGGATTGTGAACAAAGGTTGTGTCGAGTGTTTATTCACCCGACATGTCGTGGTAAAGGTTATGCTGTCACTATGCTTGAGCTAGCGATCGGCAAGGCCAAAATGGTTGATGAACCACAAACCCTCTCGCTAGCTGTTTTCGCGCACAATCATTCAGCGATTGCTTGCTATGAAAAACTGGGTTTTAAGCCTTATGAAACAGTCAGTGGCTTACGTCATTTCAAAGGCAAGAACTGGGACCTGATCAGAATGTCCCAGCAATTATGA
- the modA gene encoding molybdate ABC transporter substrate-binding protein, whose product MKGFHRVIVGFIVRSLCFVSLILGSLSVHAEDGTLAVANNFYGPIQVLVEDFAKVSGFQLNVSTGSTGQLYAQIVNGAPFDLFLAADTVRPEKLVNEGLGFKQFVYAKGVLVLWSNQANYDVKQHMLSGDYTHFAIADPKLAPYGLAAQQALTKMGLWESMTPKIVMGKGLNPTYQFLSTGNAQLGMVAKSQVFKKGQYIGGSFWEVPESDYQPIEQAAVTLKSGVDKAAIDAFLEYYSTERAQKIVSSFGYLQ is encoded by the coding sequence ATGAAAGGATTTCATCGCGTTATTGTCGGTTTTATTGTGCGTTCACTCTGTTTTGTCAGCCTTATTTTGGGCTCGTTATCTGTTCATGCGGAAGATGGCACCTTAGCGGTTGCCAATAACTTTTATGGGCCGATTCAGGTGCTGGTAGAAGATTTCGCCAAAGTGTCGGGGTTTCAGTTGAATGTCAGTACTGGTTCTACAGGGCAATTGTATGCCCAAATTGTGAATGGTGCTCCGTTTGATCTGTTTCTTGCTGCGGATACTGTTCGCCCTGAAAAATTGGTCAATGAAGGCTTGGGTTTTAAGCAGTTTGTTTATGCGAAAGGGGTATTGGTACTGTGGTCAAATCAAGCTAACTATGACGTGAAACAGCACATGTTGTCAGGAGATTACACCCACTTCGCCATTGCCGACCCTAAACTTGCGCCGTACGGTTTGGCGGCTCAACAAGCGCTAACCAAAATGGGATTATGGGAGAGCATGACGCCGAAAATCGTGATGGGTAAAGGCTTGAATCCTACTTATCAATTTCTCTCGACTGGCAACGCGCAGTTAGGGATGGTGGCTAAATCTCAAGTGTTTAAAAAAGGTCAGTACATTGGCGGTTCATTCTGGGAAGTTCCGGAATCCGATTACCAACCGATTGAACAGGCTGCGGTAACGCTCAAATCCGGTGTTGATAAAGCCGCAATTGATGCTTTCCTTGAATACTATTCAACGGAGCGCGCACAGAAAATTGTCTCTAGCTTTGGCTACTTGCAGTAG
- a CDS encoding GGDEF domain-containing protein, translating into MPKRNFAHTISTGNWLVIITLSLVFAIQHINYYLEGRDVNSRVEAKELTRVTLSMQKMIDDSTTAIRLYIYTGDKKYKKIFHKIADMRMHKRSWTEEYHYYFSALDSNINYEPKRSNVYQPIDYYKSLNADDYEIALLFDIKDIYDLLFAYENNILKRYDANDVLAAKSMLNGKYYLDKRLELSEKILTLDSNIKNRLTLQTDSKIYIQRILNITICFLIISVALFIIIFYKRVLKLVLSNIVAISDWSEKIAHGEYHAELENEVFEELLPVKNSICYLANKTDDLVHQLKEIAEQDELTKLPNRRAAIQFLVQKQKEVSRYYSLCSVILIDIDFFKKINDTYGHPIGDQILINVGKLLSKHTRDSDFTARLGGEEFIVIAPQTDLSAAYMLASKLKAKIEGYIHQCSPYEIQVTISSGVSSLVADGCVEETYKEADDALYLAKSLGRNNVQVYSGSSTKSLYNDNINASC; encoded by the coding sequence ATGCCTAAAAGAAATTTTGCTCACACTATTTCAACTGGAAACTGGTTAGTCATCATTACGCTTTCATTGGTCTTCGCAATCCAACATATCAACTACTATCTGGAAGGAAGGGATGTGAACTCACGAGTTGAAGCGAAAGAGTTGACTCGCGTAACCCTGTCAATGCAAAAAATGATAGATGACAGTACCACTGCTATTCGCCTTTACATCTATACCGGCGACAAAAAGTACAAAAAAATCTTTCATAAAATTGCTGATATGAGGATGCATAAACGCTCATGGACTGAGGAGTATCACTACTATTTTTCTGCACTGGACTCCAATATCAATTACGAGCCAAAAAGAAGCAACGTCTACCAGCCAATAGACTATTATAAGAGCCTCAATGCCGATGACTATGAAATAGCCTTACTGTTTGATATCAAAGATATCTATGATCTCTTATTCGCTTATGAAAACAATATATTGAAAAGATATGATGCAAACGATGTGCTTGCCGCCAAATCCATGCTAAATGGCAAATATTACTTAGATAAAAGACTTGAGCTATCCGAAAAAATATTGACCTTAGATTCAAATATAAAGAATCGCTTAACATTGCAGACAGATTCAAAGATATACATTCAAAGAATATTAAACATTACCATCTGCTTTCTAATTATCTCAGTGGCGTTGTTCATCATCATTTTCTATAAACGAGTGTTGAAGCTGGTTCTATCAAACATTGTGGCAATCTCTGACTGGAGTGAAAAAATAGCCCATGGTGAATATCACGCAGAGCTCGAAAATGAAGTATTCGAAGAACTGCTTCCTGTAAAGAACTCGATATGTTACTTAGCGAACAAAACCGACGACCTTGTGCATCAACTTAAAGAGATCGCTGAACAAGATGAGCTCACTAAGTTGCCCAATCGACGAGCTGCAATACAGTTTCTGGTTCAGAAGCAAAAGGAAGTATCTCGTTACTATTCGCTATGTAGTGTAATCCTCATAGACATTGATTTTTTTAAGAAAATCAATGACACCTATGGGCACCCTATTGGCGACCAAATCCTTATCAATGTCGGGAAATTGCTTTCCAAACATACTCGAGATTCAGATTTTACTGCTCGACTTGGCGGGGAAGAATTCATCGTAATCGCGCCGCAAACAGATCTTTCTGCGGCCTATATGTTAGCGAGTAAGTTGAAAGCGAAGATTGAGGGGTATATCCACCAATGCAGCCCTTATGAAATACAAGTTACCATTAGTAGCGGCGTATCTTCACTCGTAGCAGACGGTTGTGTAGAGGAAACGTACAAAGAAGCCGATGATGCGTTATATCTGGCAAAGAGTCTCGGTAGAAATAATGTTCAGGTTTATTCGGGTTCAAGTACCAAGAGTCTTTATAATGACAACATCAACGCCAGTTGCTAA
- the murQ gene encoding N-acetylmuramic acid 6-phosphate etherase: MKIDLSRLTTESRNPASAEIDTLSTTDMLKVINQEDQKVALAVEAVLPQIAQAVDAITAAFVQGGRLIYMGAGTSGRLGILDASECPPTYGTSPDMVVGLIAGGHQAILKAVENAEDNRELAQSDLKTLNLTNKDVVVGIAASGRTPYVLGGLEYATQVGATTVSVACNPVCAMADAAQIAILPIVGAEVVTGSSRMKAGTAQKLVLNMLTTGAMIRSGKVFGNLMVDVEATNAKLIQRQTNIVVEATGASSEEAEQALNECGRHCKTAILMILSGLDAKQATAKLQQHKGFIRAALNDK; encoded by the coding sequence ATGAAAATTGATTTAAGTCGATTGACTACTGAAAGCCGTAATCCAGCAAGTGCTGAGATTGATACTCTCTCAACCACTGACATGCTGAAAGTGATCAACCAAGAAGACCAAAAAGTTGCGTTGGCAGTAGAAGCGGTACTTCCGCAGATTGCTCAAGCTGTGGATGCGATTACCGCGGCATTTGTACAAGGTGGCAGACTGATTTACATGGGTGCGGGTACTTCAGGTCGCTTGGGCATTCTGGATGCGAGTGAGTGTCCTCCAACTTATGGCACTTCTCCGGATATGGTTGTCGGTCTGATTGCTGGCGGTCATCAAGCGATTCTGAAAGCAGTAGAAAACGCAGAAGACAACCGAGAATTGGCACAAAGCGATTTAAAAACGCTGAACTTAACTAATAAAGATGTAGTGGTGGGTATCGCAGCAAGTGGGCGTACGCCTTATGTATTGGGTGGTTTAGAGTACGCGACACAAGTGGGTGCAACGACGGTATCTGTGGCGTGTAACCCTGTGTGTGCAATGGCTGACGCGGCGCAAATTGCAATTCTGCCAATTGTTGGTGCGGAAGTGGTGACGGGTTCATCGCGTATGAAGGCGGGTACAGCACAAAAGCTAGTACTGAACATGCTGACAACAGGCGCGATGATTCGTAGCGGTAAAGTGTTTGGCAACCTGATGGTGGATGTTGAAGCAACCAACGCCAAGCTTATCCAACGCCAAACCAACATTGTGGTTGAAGCGACAGGCGCATCAAGTGAAGAAGCGGAACAAGCACTTAACGAATGTGGTCGTCACTGTAAAACCGCCATTCTAATGATTCTTTCAGGACTGGATGCTAAACAGGCAACAGCCAAACTTCAGCAGCACAAGGGTTTTATTCGCGCTGCACTTAACGATAAATAA
- the modB gene encoding molybdate ABC transporter permease subunit, which translates to MLVVDTVVITTTLKLAFVVMVTLLLIGVPIAWWLCHSSSRVKGVVEAVLMLPLVLPPTVLGFYLLLLLGPVGWVGRTLNQLGVAQLPFTFTGIAIACTLHSFPFVIQPLKNSFLAIGRRPMEVAATLRASPIDTFFNVTLPLAWPGVFSAAIMGFCHTLGEFGVVLMIGGNIPGQTRVMSVEIYNNVEALEYLNAHILSGGLVAFSFVALLLIHWLNQKHQQRLG; encoded by the coding sequence ATGTTAGTCGTCGATACGGTGGTCATAACAACCACACTTAAACTAGCCTTTGTGGTTATGGTGACACTGCTACTGATTGGTGTTCCGATCGCGTGGTGGCTCTGCCATTCTAGTTCGCGCGTGAAAGGTGTCGTAGAAGCAGTGTTGATGTTGCCATTAGTTTTGCCACCTACTGTCCTAGGTTTTTATCTGCTTTTGTTGTTGGGACCGGTTGGTTGGGTTGGAAGAACTTTAAATCAACTTGGCGTTGCCCAACTGCCATTTACGTTCACAGGCATTGCCATCGCCTGTACCTTACATTCGTTTCCTTTTGTTATTCAGCCTCTTAAAAATTCATTTCTCGCGATTGGTCGAAGACCGATGGAAGTGGCCGCCACACTTCGAGCTTCTCCAATTGATACTTTTTTCAACGTCACCTTACCCTTGGCTTGGCCCGGAGTATTTTCCGCTGCCATCATGGGTTTTTGTCATACCCTCGGCGAGTTTGGCGTGGTGTTAATGATAGGTGGGAATATTCCGGGACAGACTCGGGTTATGTCGGTTGAAATTTACAACAATGTCGAAGCATTGGAATATCTTAATGCGCATATCTTGTCTGGCGGGTTAGTGGCATTTTCATTTGTCGCTTTGTTGCTGATTCATTGGTTAAACCAAAAACATCAGCAAAGGCTAGGGTAG
- a CDS encoding MurR/RpiR family transcriptional regulator, producing the protein MSVTNKIIARRSQLSQSSRFVADWVIENAAKAAYMTSQELAQEAQVSQSTIVKFTQKIGFKGYSEFKLALSEEIGRKQAISATPLHSGIFADDPLAVIAQKLIKAKTEAMIQTTNALSFDACNQAAQWLNEARTVQIVGIGGSALTAKDLGYKLLKLGITALTEQDSHVQIAVARTLTEKDVQIAISFSGERKEIIVAAEAAKEQGAKVIALSSPNISSANKSKLRRIADITFYTIADEVENRSSAIASRCAQNVITDLLFIYLVQLRDESARQMISDISSDIRQIL; encoded by the coding sequence ATGTCTGTAACCAATAAAATCATCGCTAGACGCAGTCAACTTTCACAAAGTAGTCGCTTTGTCGCCGATTGGGTCATCGAAAATGCAGCAAAAGCGGCGTACATGACCAGTCAGGAACTGGCACAAGAAGCGCAAGTGAGCCAGTCGACCATAGTCAAATTCACTCAGAAAATAGGCTTTAAAGGGTATAGCGAATTTAAGCTCGCGTTGTCGGAAGAAATCGGTCGCAAACAGGCGATATCAGCTACACCATTGCACAGCGGAATATTTGCCGACGATCCACTGGCGGTGATTGCTCAGAAACTGATTAAAGCAAAAACCGAAGCAATGATTCAGACCACCAATGCACTCTCTTTTGATGCCTGTAATCAAGCTGCGCAATGGCTGAATGAGGCTCGCACAGTTCAAATCGTCGGTATCGGAGGCTCAGCGCTGACGGCGAAAGATCTCGGCTATAAGTTGTTAAAGCTCGGCATTACAGCCTTAACCGAACAAGACAGTCATGTGCAAATTGCGGTTGCTCGAACCCTGACAGAAAAAGATGTTCAAATAGCGATTTCCTTTTCCGGAGAGCGCAAAGAAATTATAGTCGCTGCTGAAGCCGCCAAGGAACAAGGCGCCAAAGTGATTGCGCTTAGCTCACCCAACATCAGCTCAGCCAATAAAAGTAAGCTACGACGCATCGCAGATATAACCTTCTATACCATTGCCGATGAAGTAGAAAACCGCAGTTCGGCTATCGCATCAAGATGTGCACAGAACGTGATAACCGATCTTCTGTTCATCTATCTGGTTCAGCTTCGAGACGAAAGTGCCAGACAGATGATCAGTGATATTTCTTCGGACATTCGCCAGATTCTTTAA
- a CDS encoding DMT family transporter produces MSSLVIKRSISLVTMPELLLLMVAIVWGTSYGLTKSAIAFTSISLFIAIRFGLTFLLLLPLVAKDFKQGKNKDWKVALPTGAILALIFFFEVYGVSQTTASNAAFLISLNVIFTALVDSLLSKNKPSQSLILLSVISTFGVLLLTYHQDLGISLNSGDLCILTAAALRALMVTMTKKLTDKKQITNTALTCIQAFVVALSAYLVGALITKAPASQIPYDREFWLITAFLVLFCTLFAFYAQNYAVRKISPTKASLLMGSEPLFGAIFSMMWLNETLTYVQWLGAAILLTSVLAASVNKPDKI; encoded by the coding sequence GTGTCGAGTTTAGTGATTAAAAGAAGCATTTCGTTGGTGACCATGCCTGAGCTTTTACTACTCATGGTAGCGATTGTTTGGGGCACCAGCTATGGATTGACCAAAAGCGCCATCGCTTTTACAAGTATCTCTTTATTTATTGCTATTCGATTTGGGCTCACGTTCCTTCTGCTTCTTCCTTTAGTCGCAAAAGATTTTAAGCAAGGCAAAAACAAGGATTGGAAAGTGGCGCTTCCGACGGGAGCAATTTTGGCACTGATATTCTTTTTTGAAGTCTACGGTGTATCTCAAACAACCGCTTCTAATGCTGCCTTCCTCATTAGTTTGAATGTGATATTTACCGCCTTGGTCGATAGTCTGCTCAGCAAAAACAAACCAAGCCAAAGCCTGATATTACTCTCGGTGATCAGTACCTTTGGTGTGTTGCTTCTGACATACCATCAAGATTTGGGTATCTCACTTAACAGTGGCGATCTCTGCATTCTCACTGCCGCAGCTCTGAGAGCTCTAATGGTAACCATGACCAAAAAGCTCACAGACAAAAAGCAGATAACCAATACAGCGTTAACCTGTATCCAAGCCTTCGTCGTAGCATTAAGTGCTTATTTAGTCGGTGCTTTAATAACAAAAGCACCCGCCAGCCAGATCCCTTACGATAGAGAGTTCTGGCTAATTACGGCTTTTCTAGTGCTGTTTTGTACACTGTTTGCTTTCTATGCTCAGAACTACGCGGTAAGGAAAATATCACCCACGAAAGCGTCCCTGCTGATGGGAAGTGAACCCCTATTCGGAGCCATCTTCTCAATGATGTGGTTAAACGAAACGCTGACCTACGTTCAATGGTTGGGCGCGGCAATTTTGCTGACTTCTGTATTGGCAGCATCAGTCAACAAACCAGACAAGATTTAA
- a CDS encoding EAL domain-containing protein: MNLTQGNNIYSDRITKILYSFVGLIIISLLINYIYISSKVIEPSNKIIRNEYANIQQKQLQNEINFVLRILESIKSENNISSREIPEHLIKYATSVLNNYNKNSQEYIFALDEEWNVIVHEDVESIKKYNNNYQHIISIIKDTIEAGENWVIYDNKPIHSLDMDDENIKQSYVVYLPEWKMTIGSGYLSKSIKIKSDDFVQKINRLINQNKSNILILNITLILLSIFIATVSNLWIELQINKNDEVVKKEKTKIDVALRDINNHLSKDPVTGMLNKRAFTSYIRKLKLLKNNSKYQVHLFEIDNLNQNSLMAGCNCRVSMLKEFYSCLTKLNLTHHSLFHIDYDRFVLFTKVMTNEEMNNLTQKISNELNSIILCGNATKILFKCSTTEINVNFDSIEDVLDKGEYALKIARLRKLNHTYYNTEINTIRNRELGLSVELMSAIQNAELKVHYQPQFCTSTNRISGVEALVRWNNKKYGNVSPDEFITLAEKKGILNSIGTHVISTALRDMKKLKDVTMTVNILPSELLQVNFTKFIRDLIKQYQIEPNKIIFDIAKQIDLQDMEPISLVMNDLRELGIKFSISSVGIGQSSLKYVCELPVDEIKVPLEIINKIDKNKNYYNFTKSAINFAAATGLNIVLEGVETSDHLKSISNLPNSSIQGFNLSVAKPIELIINEIDITNKVLSHA, from the coding sequence ATGAATTTAACTCAGGGCAATAACATTTATTCTGACCGAATAACGAAGATTCTATATTCTTTCGTTGGTCTAATCATTATCTCACTACTTATTAATTACATTTATATTTCTAGTAAAGTCATAGAACCATCGAATAAAATAATAAGAAATGAATATGCTAACATTCAACAAAAACAACTTCAGAATGAAATTAACTTTGTTTTAAGAATATTAGAATCGATAAAATCTGAAAATAACATTAGTTCTAGAGAAATACCTGAACACTTAATAAAATATGCAACGTCGGTATTAAATAATTATAATAAAAACAGTCAAGAATATATCTTCGCTTTAGATGAAGAATGGAATGTAATTGTTCATGAAGATGTTGAGAGCATAAAAAAATATAACAACAATTATCAACATATTATATCTATCATTAAAGATACGATTGAAGCCGGTGAGAATTGGGTTATTTATGATAACAAACCCATTCACAGCTTAGACATGGATGACGAAAACATTAAACAAAGCTATGTGGTCTACTTACCAGAATGGAAGATGACTATAGGCAGTGGATATCTTAGCAAAAGCATTAAAATTAAATCAGATGATTTTGTTCAGAAGATAAATAGATTAATTAACCAGAACAAATCAAACATATTAATACTAAACATAACTCTAATTTTACTTTCTATTTTTATTGCGACAGTTTCTAATTTGTGGATAGAGTTACAGATAAATAAAAATGATGAGGTTGTAAAAAAAGAAAAAACCAAAATCGATGTTGCCTTAAGAGATATAAATAATCACCTCAGCAAAGATCCAGTAACAGGCATGCTCAACAAACGAGCATTTACCTCTTATATAAGGAAGCTAAAACTTCTTAAAAACAATAGCAAATATCAGGTTCATTTATTCGAGATTGATAATTTAAACCAAAACAGTCTCATGGCTGGTTGTAACTGTAGAGTATCGATGCTGAAAGAATTCTATAGCTGCCTGACAAAACTGAATCTAACACACCACAGTTTATTTCATATAGATTATGACCGATTCGTTTTATTTACCAAAGTAATGACAAATGAAGAGATGAATAATTTAACCCAAAAAATTAGCAATGAACTAAACAGCATCATTCTGTGTGGTAATGCTACGAAAATATTATTTAAGTGTTCAACTACTGAGATAAATGTAAATTTTGACTCGATTGAAGATGTGTTGGACAAGGGTGAATATGCGTTAAAAATAGCACGACTAAGAAAGTTAAATCACACTTACTACAATACAGAAATTAACACTATTCGAAATAGAGAATTAGGTTTGTCAGTCGAACTTATGTCCGCCATACAAAATGCGGAGTTAAAAGTTCATTATCAGCCGCAATTTTGCACGAGTACAAACAGAATCTCTGGTGTGGAAGCATTAGTTCGATGGAATAACAAAAAGTATGGCAATGTCTCCCCTGATGAATTCATAACACTTGCCGAGAAGAAGGGCATTTTAAATAGCATCGGAACACACGTTATCAGCACAGCCTTAAGAGATATGAAGAAGCTAAAGGACGTGACTATGACTGTGAATATTCTGCCATCAGAGCTACTGCAAGTTAACTTTACAAAGTTTATTCGCGATCTAATCAAACAATATCAAATAGAACCGAACAAAATTATTTTCGATATCGCAAAGCAAATTGATTTGCAGGATATGGAGCCAATTTCTCTTGTTATGAACGATCTACGGGAGCTTGGTATTAAATTTTCTATTAGTTCGGTTGGTATTGGACAATCATCACTGAAATATGTATGTGAATTACCTGTTGATGAAATAAAAGTGCCTTTAGAAATAATTAATAAAATCGATAAGAATAAAAATTATTATAACTTCACTAAATCAGCAATTAACTTTGCAGCTGCAACCGGATTAAATATCGTATTAGAAGGTGTTGAAACAAGCGACCATCTCAAATCAATTTCTAATCTACCCAACAGTAGCATCCAAGGATTTAACTTGTCCGTCGCGAAACCAATTGAGTTGATCATAAATGAAATTGATATAACCAATAAGGTTCTGTCCCATGCCTAA
- the modC gene encoding molybdenum ABC transporter ATP-binding protein gives MSVSRSRSHITAELTIRYADFSLDANLTLPAQGITVFFGHSGCGKTTCLRAIAGLEKLEQGKVSVAGEMWQCSDSQQFVPTYKRDLGYVFQEPGLFPHLTVEANLQFGAKRIAVNKRHVSFDEVTELLGITSLLNRYPAQLSGGEKQRVAIGRALLTSPKLLLMDEPLSALDQPRKQEFLPYLERLHRELDLPILYVTHSMQELARLADHIVLFDKGSILASGSAHSIMSDPKFDALFGDEIGSVFDTKVVAMHENRMTELDCDGLTIWAVGYIAEQGATYRCRILASDVGLSLEEPKFSTVLNRFRATIIDIQTTLAEDGQALVVLELENQQRLLSKITLKSLYELNLTQGLEVWALVKSVALS, from the coding sequence ATGTCTGTCTCTAGGTCTAGGTCGCACATTACCGCAGAGTTAACTATTCGTTATGCGGATTTCAGTTTAGACGCCAACCTGACTCTACCCGCGCAGGGCATCACCGTATTCTTTGGTCATTCTGGCTGCGGAAAGACCACCTGCCTTAGAGCCATTGCTGGGTTAGAAAAATTGGAACAGGGCAAAGTTTCTGTTGCGGGAGAGATGTGGCAATGCAGTGATAGCCAACAATTTGTGCCTACTTATAAGCGCGATTTAGGCTATGTGTTTCAAGAGCCGGGACTGTTTCCCCATCTAACAGTGGAAGCGAACTTGCAGTTTGGTGCTAAACGTATTGCGGTTAACAAGCGGCACGTCAGTTTTGATGAAGTGACAGAACTTCTGGGTATCACATCGCTGTTAAATCGCTATCCGGCTCAGCTCTCTGGTGGGGAAAAGCAGCGCGTTGCGATAGGGCGAGCTCTGCTAACAAGCCCTAAACTTCTATTGATGGATGAACCACTATCGGCACTCGATCAACCCCGCAAACAGGAGTTTTTGCCTTATCTTGAACGTCTGCATCGAGAATTAGATCTGCCTATTCTCTACGTCACTCATTCCATGCAAGAACTGGCACGACTCGCTGATCACATTGTGTTGTTTGATAAAGGATCGATACTGGCGAGTGGCAGTGCCCACAGCATTATGTCTGACCCCAAATTTGATGCATTGTTCGGCGATGAAATTGGCAGTGTGTTTGATACCAAAGTGGTTGCGATGCATGAAAATCGGATGACTGAACTGGATTGTGACGGCTTAACCATATGGGCGGTAGGGTACATTGCCGAGCAGGGTGCTACTTATCGCTGTCGTATTCTGGCATCCGATGTAGGGCTTTCTCTTGAAGAACCTAAGTTTTCCACAGTGCTAAACCGCTTTCGCGCCACCATCATCGATATTCAGACCACTCTTGCCGAAGATGGGCAGGCGCTGGTGGTATTAGAGTTGGAAAATCAACAGCGTTTGCTCTCTAAAATCACCCTCAAATCGCTGTACGAACTGAACCTCACCCAAGGCTTAGAGGTGTGGGCGCTAGTGAAATCAGTCGCGCTGTCTTGA
- a CDS encoding LysR family transcriptional regulator: MDTNKLITLLPEMATLVVVIEEGSFSKAAERLGVAPSSVSRSISKLESALNKKLLERTTRNMRLSNSGEQIYSLCVDMLKSARLATDAAFSTQDEVSGEIRIAAPRAFSSQVLSPIILDFLQQYPKVTVHFIVEDHFIDPVGHEVDMIIHITEKPVEGLVAKVLGSNRLVLCASAEYLSAHGYPAEPEDLVKHQCIRLGESTFDRKWEFRKDQVIRSVTVDGRLAVNHTHIRKDAVLRGMGISIFPEFSIAKLVQSGAVVELFPDWEILSRYQGQIIAQYPQSRFIPNQLKVLVEYLQSRLSNGK, encoded by the coding sequence ATGGACACGAATAAGCTGATTACTTTGTTGCCTGAGATGGCGACATTGGTAGTGGTTATTGAAGAGGGGAGTTTTTCAAAAGCAGCAGAAAGGCTTGGCGTTGCTCCTTCCTCGGTGAGCCGATCTATCTCGAAACTGGAAAGCGCACTGAACAAAAAGCTGCTGGAGCGCACGACTCGCAACATGCGCCTAAGTAACTCTGGTGAGCAAATCTATAGTTTATGTGTAGATATGCTCAAATCAGCACGTTTGGCGACAGATGCTGCATTTTCTACCCAAGATGAAGTCTCAGGAGAGATTCGAATCGCGGCCCCAAGAGCGTTTTCAAGCCAAGTGCTTTCACCGATTATTCTCGATTTTTTGCAGCAATACCCAAAAGTCACTGTGCATTTTATTGTTGAAGACCACTTTATCGATCCCGTTGGGCATGAAGTGGATATGATCATCCACATTACTGAAAAACCCGTTGAGGGCTTGGTCGCTAAAGTTCTGGGTTCGAACCGACTGGTGTTATGCGCCAGTGCTGAGTATCTATCTGCACATGGTTATCCTGCTGAACCTGAAGATCTGGTTAAACACCAATGTATTCGTTTGGGCGAATCTACATTTGACCGCAAGTGGGAGTTTCGCAAAGATCAGGTAATCCGCAGTGTGACTGTAGACGGTCGACTTGCAGTGAACCACACCCACATTCGTAAAGACGCAGTGTTACGTGGAATGGGCATTTCAATATTTCCTGAGTTTTCTATTGCCAAACTTGTGCAGTCAGGCGCGGTGGTAGAGTTGTTTCCTGACTGGGAAATCTTAAGTCGTTATCAAGGGCAAATCATTGCTCAATACCCTCAATCTCGTTTTATTCCTAACCAGTTAAAAGTGTTAGTGGAGTATCTACAGAGTCGATTGAGTAACGGAAAGTGA